One window of Methanobrevibacter oralis genomic DNA carries:
- a CDS encoding toxic anion resistance protein — MAEFSLDVAGIKEEVETTFKQEEEKLQNSELKTQADANAIAIFESDLNNPNEREKILKPLENFGLSDMSKSASKNELLSTRFADFSKSGEDANNIGDKLSELNIQLKDLDPSHVNFDKKGVLGNLINPVKKYFNKYQKAETAIANIVDSLDKSSKVLQNDNTTLLSEENYLRETTNRIMADIELGKLMDNSIEAQIQKAELEGVEEDKINFVREEILFPLRQRVMDLQQMIVINQQGIISLNVIRRNNKELIRGVTRAKNVTITALRTGAMVASALYDQKITMDKIKILNDTTGDIIESTSHMLHEQGSEIQKTSAEAMISPEILMNSFKEALLAIEEVSNYKEQALPKMKETILLFNNMAQDGQKVVNKLETGNKLIE, encoded by the coding sequence ATGGCTGAATTTTCCCTTGATGTAGCTGGAATTAAAGAAGAAGTAGAAACTACTTTTAAACAAGAAGAAGAAAAATTACAAAATTCTGAACTTAAAACACAAGCAGATGCAAATGCAATTGCAATATTTGAATCAGATTTAAATAATCCTAATGAAAGAGAAAAAATCTTAAAACCATTAGAAAACTTTGGTTTATCTGACATGTCTAAATCAGCATCTAAAAATGAATTATTATCTACAAGATTTGCTGATTTTAGTAAAAGTGGTGAAGATGCAAATAACATTGGTGATAAACTATCCGAACTTAATATTCAATTGAAAGATTTAGATCCAAGTCATGTTAACTTCGATAAAAAAGGAGTATTAGGAAACTTAATCAATCCCGTTAAAAAATATTTCAATAAATATCAAAAGGCTGAAACAGCTATTGCCAATATTGTCGATTCTTTGGATAAGAGTAGTAAAGTTTTACAAAATGACAATACTACTCTTCTTTCAGAAGAAAACTACTTAAGAGAAACTACAAATAGGATTATGGCTGATATTGAGTTAGGTAAATTAATGGACAATTCTATTGAAGCTCAAATACAAAAAGCTGAACTTGAGGGTGTTGAAGAAGATAAGATTAACTTTGTTCGTGAAGAAATTTTATTCCCACTTAGACAAAGAGTAATGGACTTGCAACAAATGATTGTAATAAATCAACAAGGGATCATATCCTTAAATGTCATTAGAAGAAACAATAAAGAACTTATTCGGGGTGTTACCCGTGCTAAAAATGTTACCATTACAGCACTTAGGACTGGAGCAATGGTTGCAAGTGCGTTATATGATCAAAAAATTACCATGGATAAAATAAAAATACTCAATGATACTACAGGAGACATTATTGAATCAACATCACATATGCTTCATGAACAAGGCAGTGAAATTCAAAAAACAAGTGCAGAAGCCATGATTTCACCTGAAATTTTAATGAATTCATTTAAAGAAGCTTTATTGGCGATTGAAGAAGTAAGTAATTATAAAGAACAAGCTCTTCCTAAAATGAAAGAAACTATTTTGTTATTTAATAATATGGCTCAAGATGGTCAAAAAGTTGTTAATAAACTTGAAACTGGAAATAAATTAATAGAATAA